The Gymnogyps californianus isolate 813 chromosome 3, ASM1813914v2, whole genome shotgun sequence genomic sequence aaattaaaattacaactGCTTTACAGAATGAGCACAACCCTGACAGAAAGACTGTAGACAGTTCCCCAGTTTCCCCACACACtcagcccagccctgtgcctggCCCATCTCCTGCCCCTCAGCTAATACCAATGCTGGACAGATGCGTGCCCTGTCCCAGCACTGTGCCACTAGAAGGGAGAACGAAGACACCGTTCaactctctcctctcctgctaTGGCAAATGGTTTTGTGCGCAGCTTCTCTGGCAGTTTCCCATagacagaagagcagcagctgtgtcctTCTCAGACCCAAAGGTAAGCAGCTTTCTTCCCAAGGCAGTGATTTGCCACCCCAAGTCTGCTACATCCATGCAATGATTTAAGACACCTCTGCAAAGGCTTCCTGTTAAAAGAACTAACAAAAAAAGCTAGTATACTAAGtgtaatgttctttttttttttttaaagcagtctgATCTCTAAACAATTAACCCCTTGACATGAAGTATAAAATACATAGCAGCTGTTCTCTAGACAGTACTATATGCTGGAAGTCTGAGCACAAGGAGAGAAGTCTTCacagaacacacacacagtgtTTTAACAGTGCAGGTATCACTGAAATTTCATCACAAGGGAAAACGGAAGCTCTCTCCTTTCTGCCTACCTGTATGTATAGCAGAGGTGAGACAGGAGGAATGGCAACTATCATGCAAAGTTAAACATTAAAACTGCATCTTCTACCTTATTTGTTCCAAACTCTATTTCAATTGCACCAACACCCTGACGTTCCCCTCAACGTACACCTGTTATTCCCTTCCAAGACACATTTGATTTAGAGGACATACATTAGCAACGTAGTATTTTTATGAACTGTAGACTGCAGCTACTGCACAAATATACTACTGCTGAGTCAAACTAACATTTGGTTTTCTATTTAGAACAGAGTCATCGTGCTTTCTGCAGTAGCTGTTTTTTAGCGGGAATGCTTCTGGTGCAAGACTTAAGTAGCAGCAGAGTGCTGCGATATCAAAAAGCAAAGTACTCCTCTAGTCTACAAAGAGCTGGAATTTCATGAGACATTCAGTTTAGAGAACAGAATGCAACACAGCAATAGTCTTACCCTTCCTTCAACTTTCTGCCACTTTAACTACACGTTACTAGAAGAAAGATTAACTACACTGAAGTGCAAGCCCcacctgaaaagagaaatggaaattaacATCTGTGCCGTGTATAAACCAATTTTAATGTTTGCAGGATACTAGACTTCTTAATGGCCACTTTCCTAGTAACCTGAATACTAAGCTCCCTCACATGCACTACTTATTTTAAACCACTGGCCTTGATCTAATGCAAAGCTGCAAGTCACATGAGCGGAGATGCACAGGTTCTTTTTCAGATTCCAGACACATAAAGTAGCAGCAAGGGTACTTCCCCAAGTTTCAAAGTCTGATGTCTGAACTGCgtatgaaaagaaagaaatgcctcTTCAAATCATGTACACACAGCAGACTGAAACACCATCCTTGTCTATCACATATTAAGAGCAAGTCTGGAAGGCCACCTAATGCTCAGCCTGTAGACAGCCACAGAAGAGCTTGCAGTGAGTAGTGACTTATTTCTGTATCAACAGATCACCAGCAGGAGAACTGAAGGAGAAAACTGGAGACAGTGAGTCCATCCctgataaacagaaaaaaaaaaaagtactaaagCAATCAGAATATGAAACAGGTAGAAGTGCAGGCACTAACATTTTGTGTTACCCTCGGCCTACATAGAGAAGTTTACCAAAAGTGACTTAAAAAGAGTAAGTCATGACATGCTTAAGTTTAGCTAAAGAATTATGCAGATTAGTGAACTGCAAGACAGCATACACAGATTACCTGAAGATTTATTCAGCTTtgctgaaaatacagcagtaggtttttccttttctttaacagaAGCAGCTTCTCGCTCAGCTTCCTTCTCAAAAGCTTCTGGTTTTACTACACTGACTATCTCTTTTTCAGCAGATAAAGGTGAGGTATCTGTGGCCGGTAAGGACATCATGGATACTTCAGGCACTTCTCTATCCACAGCCTCCAACGACTTTTTCAAGGCATTAGTATCTTCCTCAGCTTTTACTTCTATATTCTTTATAGACAGATCACAGGGTAGCTCTGGGCAGGGCAACTGCCTCTTCTCACCTTTGAGTGCCTTACTGATCTCTTCACTTTCATCTTTGTGCATTACTTCTCTGCCAGTAGCTTCTGCCACAAACTCAGGAGTAGTTTTAGGATGAGCTAACATTACAAAGTCTTCTTCCACTGCGACTGGGGAAGACTCCATGGGTGAGAGCGCTTTGTTGTCTCCTGTTTTTGGTTCCGTAGCAACAGTTATATCAGCTGAATAAGCCACAGCATTCAGCTCTTCCATTTGAAGAGGAATCTTCTCTGCCTTGGCTATTTTTGTAGGTGTTGGCTCAGACGGCAGAGTGGCAACAATTTTGGTAGAGTCCAGCTCAGGTTGGAAAGACTCCAGGTAAGGCTTGCCCGTGGCAGCTACTGAATCCACCAGTCGTTCCTCATGTTCATCATCAGTTACAATATTCTCAGTTGATTTACTTTTTAAGATGAGAGATGGATCTTCACTCGCTTTCTCAGTAAAGTCAGGTATCACCTCGCTGTTAAACAAGTCAGATTTTCCAAACTGTGGAGACAGTTTTTCAACAGCTTCCTTGTGTTCAGGCACATCCTGAGAAATGCATTCTGTTATCGGTGTCTTTGAATAATCTGTAAAGGACGAAGAAGCAGGTTCACCAGAGACCTTTGTTTCCTTAATTAAGTCACATGCAATAGATATATATGGAGTCTCTATATCTTCAGGAGTGGCACTACTGTCATGATCaggttttttaaatggtaatgCCTCTTTTGCTTCTTGGGCCTGTGTCAGTGGTACATTCACTGCCTCTTGGTATAAGGGAggtttttcagtctcttcttttACATTCTCATAATTAGCAGCAGGAATAAATGTTTCTAATGGGGAAGCTTCGAGCTGCACAGCAGATGCTTCTGCACCAGCAGTCCCAGTGCTTAGTGGGGCTTCCATAACGATATCTGGCAATATTGGTGATGGAGCAGCTTCCGACCCTTCAAACGAGGGACAGAGTTGTGTCACCGGTTTCAGAGTCTCTTGTACTGACTCGGAGGTTTGAACTAAATCAATCTTTGTTTCGTAAGCAAGTTTTGTACATGCCGCATCATGCATTTCACTTTCATATGCTTCTTGTACTAGATCAGGAGTAAGACCTTCAGGCATATTTGCTGCAGTGTCAGATGGCACTGTTGAGATACTCTCTGTTTTAGCATAGTCAGCTTCCTGGCCTTCCTGCTTACCAACTGCTTGAGTGCTAAAATCACCTTGTTCTGTGCTCATCTgagctttcatttctgcaatttttttctcgTCATCGGTTCTATTTTCTGAAGTGCCTTCCTCTAGTGGAGAAAGAGATTTGACTTTGTTACCATCAGGACTTACAGAGGATTCAAGTTTACTACAAGCGATGTAAGTCTGTGAAGGTTCTTTTACAGCTTCTGGGGTACTTGGGAAAGAGCGATCTTCAGTGCTGCCTTCACTCTCTCTTTCATAATCCTTCTGCACATTCAGCTTATCTACATCATATTTCTCATCTAAACTGCTTTCTAGTTTGGCATCTATCTTACTTCCAACATCCTCTCTCATGCTGCTCAGTCCGTGACTAGCGCCTTTTACTTCCCATATTGGCTCGAATGGTTTGAAGTCTGCATATTCCTCCCTCCTAAGAGAGTCTTCTTTCAATGCCCCTTTTTCACCATGATCACCACCTCTGTATTTGTCTTTGTTATAAAAGAGATCCTCCTCGTTTTTCTCAAACAAATCTTGAGGAGTTTCTGGAGACattttcagctgctctgcaggcatTTTCTCCAGATTAGGTAATTCTTTAGGGCCCTCTAGCTGCGTTTCTTCTTTAGCTTGAGATAAAATGGCTGCTTCTGCTTTAGCAAATGGGGGTTCCGAgtgtttaatttctgaaatgtctttttcatttccctctgcAAGAAATGgatttcttgcattttccat encodes the following:
- the RTN4 gene encoding reticulon-4 isoform X4; this translates as MDELDQSLLVSSSSGPARPQQPQFNYQFVLDDEKEEEEEEEEEEDEDEDFDEQLEVMERKPVAAPAPAAALQERPPQLLDLGGPAEPPRPAAPEPPQPDWSPPGAVSSSSSSATTPSPAQEQPLAPARPAQPQPPKPEPAAAAAPRRRGSSSGSADETLFALPATSAPLMHSSAEKVMDLQEQPGSTKSLGQEDFTAVPLDTAPSLPSFSPISADPFKEHAAFDTLSDGLPARGIYKENASEVYKETMENARNPFLAEGNEKDISEIKHSEPPFAKAEAAILSQAKEETQLEGPKELPNLEKMPAEQLKMSPETPQDLFEKNEEDLFYNKDKYRGGDHGEKGALKEDSLRREEYADFKPFEPIWEVKGASHGLSSMREDVGSKIDAKLESSLDEKYDVDKLNVQKDYERESEGSTEDRSFPSTPEAVKEPSQTYIACSKLESSVSPDGNKVKSLSPLEEGTSENRTDDEKKIAEMKAQMSTEQGDFSTQAVGKQEGQEADYAKTESISTVPSDTAANMPEGLTPDLVQEAYESEMHDAACTKLAYETKIDLVQTSESVQETLKPVTQLCPSFEGSEAAPSPILPDIVMEAPLSTGTAGAEASAVQLEASPLETFIPAANYENVKEETEKPPLYQEAVNVPLTQAQEAKEALPFKKPDHDSSATPEDIETPYISIACDLIKETKVSGEPASSSFTDYSKTPITECISQDVPEHKEAVEKLSPQFGKSDLFNSEVIPDFTEKASEDPSLILKSKSTENIVTDDEHEERLVDSVAATGKPYLESFQPELDSTKIVATLPSEPTPTKIAKAEKIPLQMEELNAVAYSADITVATEPKTGDNKALSPMESSPVAVEEDFVMLAHPKTTPEFVAEATGREVMHKDESEEISKALKGEKRQLPCPELPCDLSIKNIEVKAEEDTNALKKSLEAVDREVPEVSMMSLPATDTSPLSAEKEIVSVVKPEAFEKEAEREAASVKEKEKPTAVFSAKLNKSSVLLTGSLCRGVLNHCMDVADLGWQITALGRKLLTFGSEKDTAAALLSMGNCQRSCAQNHLP
- the RTN4 gene encoding reticulon-4 isoform X6; amino-acid sequence: MDELDQSLLVSSSSGPARPQQPQFNYQFVLDDEKEEEEEEEEEEDEDEDFDEQLEVMERKPVAAPAPAAALQERPPQLLDLGGPAEPPRPAAPEPPQPDWSPPGAVSSSSSSATTPSPAQEQPLAPARPAQPQPPKPEPAAAAAPRRRGSSSGSADETLFALPATSAPLMHSSAEKVMDLQEQPGSTKSLGQEDFTAVPLDTAPSLPSFSPISADPFKEHAAFDTLSDGLPARGIYKENASEVYKETMENARNPFLAEGNEKDISEIKHSEPPFAKAEAAILSQAKEETQLEGPKELPNLEKMPAEQLKMSPETPQDLFEKNEEDLFYNKDKYRGGDHGEKGALKEDSLRREEYADFKPFEPIWEVKGASHGLSSMREDVGSKIDAKLESSLDEKYDVDKLNVQKDYERESEGSTEDRSFPSTPEAVKEPSQTYIACSKLESSVSPDGNKVKSLSPLEEGTSENRTDDEKKIAEMKAQMSTEQGDFSTQAVGKQEGQEADYAKTESISTVPSDTAANMPEGLTPDLVQEAYESEMHDAACTKLAYETKIDLVQTSESVQETLKPVTQLCPSFEGSEAAPSPILPDIVMEAPLSTGTAGAEASAVQLEASPLETFIPAANYENVKEETEKPPLYQEAVNVPLTQAQEAKEALPFKKPDHDSSATPEDIETPYISIACDLIKETKVSGEPASSSFTDYSKTPITECISQDVPEHKEAVEKLSPQFGKSDLFNSEVIPDFTEKASEDPSLILKSKSTENIVTDDEHEERLVDSVAATGKPYLESFQPELDSTKIVATLPSEPTPTKIAKAEKIPLQMEELNAVAYSADITVATEPKTGDNKALSPMESSPVAVEEDFVMLAHPKTTPEFVAEATGREVMHKDESEEISKALKGEKRQLPCPELPCDLSIKNIEVKAEEDTNALKKSLEAVDREVPEVSMMSLPATDTSPLSAEKEIVSVVKPEAFEKEAEREAASVKEKEKPTAVFSAKLNKSSGGACTSV
- the RTN4 gene encoding reticulon-4 isoform X5; protein product: MDELDQSLLVSSSSGPARPQQPQFNYQFVLDDEKEEEEEEEEEEDEDEDFDEQLEVMERKPVAAPAPAAALQERPPQLLDLGGPAEPPRPAAPEPPQPDWSPPGAVSSSSSSATTPSPAQEQPLAPARPAQPQPPKPEPAAAAAPRRRGSSSGSADETLFALPATSAPLMHSSAEKVMDLQEQPGSTKSLGQEDFTAVPLDTAPSLPSFSPISADPFKEHAAFDTLSDGLPARGIYKENASEVYKETMENARNPFLAEGNEKDISEIKHSEPPFAKAEAAILSQAKEETQLEGPKELPNLEKMPAEQLKMSPETPQDLFEKNEEDLFYNKDKYRGGDHGEKGALKEDSLRREEYADFKPFEPIWEVKGASHGLSSMREDVGSKIDAKLESSLDEKYDVDKLNVQKDYERESEGSTEDRSFPSTPEAVKEPSQTYIACSKLESSVSPDGNKVKSLSPLEEGTSENRTDDEKKIAEMKAQMSTEQGDFSTQAVGKQEGQEADYAKTESISTVPSDTAANMPEGLTPDLVQEAYESEMHDAACTKLAYETKIDLVQTSESVQETLKPVTQLCPSFEGSEAAPSPILPDIVMEAPLSTGTAGAEASAVQLEASPLETFIPAANYENVKEETEKPPLYQEAVNVPLTQAQEAKEALPFKKPDHDSSATPEDIETPYISIACDLIKETKVSGEPASSSFTDYSKTPITECISQDVPEHKEAVEKLSPQFGKSDLFNSEVIPDFTEKASEDPSLILKSKSTENIVTDDEHEERLVDSVAATGKPYLESFQPELDSTKIVATLPSEPTPTKIAKAEKIPLQMEELNAVAYSADITVATEPKTGDNKALSPMESSPVAVEEDFVMLAHPKTTPEFVAEATGREVMHKDESEEISKALKGEKRQLPCPELPCDLSIKNIEVKAEEDTNALKKSLEAVDREVPEVSMMSLPATDTSPLSAEKEIVSVVKPEAFEKEAEREAASVKEKEKPTAVFSAKLNKSSGMDSLSPVFSFSSPAGDLLIQK
- the RTN4 gene encoding reticulon-4 isoform X1, with translation MDELDQSLLVSSSSGPARPQQPQFNYQFVLDDEKEEEEEEEEEEDEDEDFDEQLEVMERKPVAAPAPAAALQERPPQLLDLGGPAEPPRPAAPEPPQPDWSPPGAVSSSSSSATTPSPAQEQPLAPARPAQPQPPKPEPAAAAAPRRRGSSSGSADETLFALPATSAPLMHSSAEKVMDLQEQPGSTKSLGQEDFTAVPLDTAPSLPSFSPISADPFKEHAAFDTLSDGLPARGIYKENASEVYKETMENARNPFLAEGNEKDISEIKHSEPPFAKAEAAILSQAKEETQLEGPKELPNLEKMPAEQLKMSPETPQDLFEKNEEDLFYNKDKYRGGDHGEKGALKEDSLRREEYADFKPFEPIWEVKGASHGLSSMREDVGSKIDAKLESSLDEKYDVDKLNVQKDYERESEGSTEDRSFPSTPEAVKEPSQTYIACSKLESSVSPDGNKVKSLSPLEEGTSENRTDDEKKIAEMKAQMSTEQGDFSTQAVGKQEGQEADYAKTESISTVPSDTAANMPEGLTPDLVQEAYESEMHDAACTKLAYETKIDLVQTSESVQETLKPVTQLCPSFEGSEAAPSPILPDIVMEAPLSTGTAGAEASAVQLEASPLETFIPAANYENVKEETEKPPLYQEAVNVPLTQAQEAKEALPFKKPDHDSSATPEDIETPYISIACDLIKETKVSGEPASSSFTDYSKTPITECISQDVPEHKEAVEKLSPQFGKSDLFNSEVIPDFTEKASEDPSLILKSKSTENIVTDDEHEERLVDSVAATGKPYLESFQPELDSTKIVATLPSEPTPTKIAKAEKIPLQMEELNAVAYSADITVATEPKTGDNKALSPMESSPVAVEEDFVMLAHPKTTPEFVAEATGREVMHKDESEEISKALKGEKRQLPCPELPCDLSIKNIEVKAEEDTNALKKSLEAVDREVPEVSMMSLPATDTSPLSAEKEIVSVVKPEAFEKEAEREAASVKEKEKPTAVFSAKLNKSSVVDLLYWRDIKKTGVVFGASLFLLLSLTVFSIVSVTAYIALALLSVTISFRIYKGVIQAIQKSDEGHPFRAYLESDVAVSEELIQKYSNVVLGHINGTVKELRRLFLVDDLVDSLKFAVLMWVFTYVGALFNGLTLLILALISLFSVPVIYERHQAQIDHYLGLVNKNVKDAMAKIQAKIPGLKRKTE
- the RTN4 gene encoding reticulon-4 isoform X2, with protein sequence MDELDQSLLVSSSSGPARPQQPQFNYQFVLDDEKEEEEEEEEEEDEDEDFDEQLEVMERKPVAAPAPAAALQERPPQLLDLGGPAEPPRPAAPEPPQPDWSPPGAVSSSSSSATTPSPAQEQPLAPARPAQPQPPKPEPAAAAAPRRRGSSSGSADYKLLCQRLVIQDETLFALPATSAPLMHSSAEKVMDLQEQPGSTKSLGQEDFTAVPLDTAPSLPSFSPISADPFKEHAAFDTLSDGLPARGIYKENASEVYKETMENARNPFLAEGNEKDISEIKHSEPPFAKAEAAILSQAKEETQLEGPKELPNLEKMPAEQLKMSPETPQDLFEKNEEDLFYNKDKYRGGDHGEKGALKEDSLRREEYADFKPFEPIWEVKGASHGLSSMREDVGSKIDAKLESSLDEKYDVDKLNVQKDYERESEGSTEDRSFPSTPEAVKEPSQTYIACSKLESSVSPDGNKVKSLSPLEEGTSENRTDDEKKIAEMKAQMSTEQGDFSTQAVGKQEGQEADYAKTESISTVPSDTAANMPEGLTPDLVQEAYESEMHDAACTKLAYETKIDLVQTSESVQETLKPVTQLCPSFEGSEAAPSPILPDIVMEAPLSTGTAGAEASAVQLEASPLETFIPAANYENVKEETEKPPLYQEAVNVPLTQAQEAKEALPFKKPDHDSSATPEDIETPYISIACDLIKETKVSGEPASSSFTDYSKTPITECISQDVPEHKEAVEKLSPQFGKSDLFNSEVIPDFTEKASEDPSLILKSKSTENIVTDDEHEERLVDSVAATGKPYLESFQPELDSTKIVATLPSEPTPTKIAKAEKIPLQMEELNAVAYSADITVATEPKTGDNKALSPMESSPVAVEEDFVMLAHPKTTPEFVAEATGREVMHKDESEEISKALKGEKRQLPCPELPCDLSIKNIEVKAEEDTNALKKSLEAVDREVPEVSMMSLPATDTSPLSAEKEIVSVVKPEAFEKEAEREAASVKEKEKPTAVFSAKLNKSSVVDLLYWRDIKKTGVVFGASLFLLLSLTVFSIVSVTAYIALALLSVTISFRIYKGVIQAIQKSDEGHPFRAYLESDVAVSEELIQKYSNVVLGHINGTVKELRRLFLVDDLVDSLKFAVLMWVFTYVGALFNGLTLLILALISLFSVPVIYERHQAQIDHYLGLVNKNVKDAMAKIQAKIPGLKRKTE
- the RTN4 gene encoding reticulon-4 isoform X3 translates to MDELDQSPPGAVSSSSSSATTPSPAQEQPLAPARPAQPQPPKPEPAAAAAPRRRGSSSGSADETLFALPATSAPLMHSSAEKVMDLQEQPGSTKSLGQEDFTAVPLDTAPSLPSFSPISADPFKEHAAFDTLSDGLPARGIYKENASEVYKETMENARNPFLAEGNEKDISEIKHSEPPFAKAEAAILSQAKEETQLEGPKELPNLEKMPAEQLKMSPETPQDLFEKNEEDLFYNKDKYRGGDHGEKGALKEDSLRREEYADFKPFEPIWEVKGASHGLSSMREDVGSKIDAKLESSLDEKYDVDKLNVQKDYERESEGSTEDRSFPSTPEAVKEPSQTYIACSKLESSVSPDGNKVKSLSPLEEGTSENRTDDEKKIAEMKAQMSTEQGDFSTQAVGKQEGQEADYAKTESISTVPSDTAANMPEGLTPDLVQEAYESEMHDAACTKLAYETKIDLVQTSESVQETLKPVTQLCPSFEGSEAAPSPILPDIVMEAPLSTGTAGAEASAVQLEASPLETFIPAANYENVKEETEKPPLYQEAVNVPLTQAQEAKEALPFKKPDHDSSATPEDIETPYISIACDLIKETKVSGEPASSSFTDYSKTPITECISQDVPEHKEAVEKLSPQFGKSDLFNSEVIPDFTEKASEDPSLILKSKSTENIVTDDEHEERLVDSVAATGKPYLESFQPELDSTKIVATLPSEPTPTKIAKAEKIPLQMEELNAVAYSADITVATEPKTGDNKALSPMESSPVAVEEDFVMLAHPKTTPEFVAEATGREVMHKDESEEISKALKGEKRQLPCPELPCDLSIKNIEVKAEEDTNALKKSLEAVDREVPEVSMMSLPATDTSPLSAEKEIVSVVKPEAFEKEAEREAASVKEKEKPTAVFSAKLNKSSVVDLLYWRDIKKTGVVFGASLFLLLSLTVFSIVSVTAYIALALLSVTISFRIYKGVIQAIQKSDEGHPFRAYLESDVAVSEELIQKYSNVVLGHINGTVKELRRLFLVDDLVDSLKFAVLMWVFTYVGALFNGLTLLILALISLFSVPVIYERHQAQIDHYLGLVNKNVKDAMAKIQAKIPGLKRKTE